A portion of the Hydractinia symbiolongicarpus strain clone_291-10 chromosome 10, HSymV2.1, whole genome shotgun sequence genome contains these proteins:
- the LOC130612770 gene encoding abnormal spindle-like microcephaly-associated protein: protein MALIDFDWNESFDEKESCVSLKDVLPIGREAVDLDVDENFCLKVTRFAKCPKIDFDSVKIGRSKVLDFYLVNPNECTVTVTLLPLPEDSKFEILINEDCVNTGINLEPFSTKCLKIKWTPDTPGNYRQVVSFKWEGGHRLQAIFLGCAVDDGKKNSRKLPANGKPVHNKSFNSSVKRKALIAIQPGTPARRTTFNISKPIITATSTDDTDNKENKFLNKNPSCSQISFEKQHRIDVVSNKSKVSSNICKSNTNVHPIGNEKEERRKTYHIPKRQEPKRALFNKDIDNNINNQEKQTNYLKRKSTSLKIPPRRSLQAGIAIKKLSLKTPKTSLPRHPMPFAAKNMFYDERWIDKQERGFTNWINFILTPQDEESGTESNRRETYTIDASKHQPVAPTREDLSLRAYSLRRKMARLRRAACLCYQSEEFMFSIHKIEKEVECGMLAIRPEKHIEADLGLKGKILKMILSYNILWLRIGLEVVYGEIIPLHSNDDLSNLTKFVMQRLLANPDIAKKYSHPTVPNLFKPGYEDAVAKFILKKFLLLIVFLDHVKGKRLIDHDPCLFRKDAEFKTSRDILLRFSCDYLKGEGDLTKHLSYLGVKVTQCQTVLDEYDYGVKNIAVDLRDGVRLVRVVELLTKQWFLSTKVRLPAVSRLQKVHNVGLALNFLATQGLQINQDSKCVVDGHREKTLLILWQIIFHFQVGLLLDLEKIKEEIIYLKKTLQLRNEMMLYDPMSKDLLGLNRRDSSENEIYFKSEKLSLLLKWCKIICAHYDVKIENFTVSFSDGIAFCCLVNFYYPELLPKSLINHETTLTCNIAQQEEGVEDDFCYDNWTKCFSPNTGINRRLETLLRNEKENFRILSEAVQDLGGIPSMLKSNDLSNTIPDEKVVITYVSYLCARLLNLRAETQAARKIQLAWRKYRFQKNKRMFQAYDVAATKIQACFRGFTCRMDYYFMRECIIICQSIARRWLVLNNLHTHHYAALLIQSAYRSYIKSSETRYLFLQLKSSAIVIQRAYRMYRKEKALERIFAATRIQSAWRNYKKQQEFIKQHYAAVKLQSFVRMMVQRKSYQRKRLAVEIIQRQFRAYLLAKECRLKFIIIRTCVSKIQAFWRSTLVFKKQRNKYLAILTAAQKIQCLYRTTVCARSYNRTKLSIVVIQRKWRAILKGRMVQTQYRRMKEAAVEIQAWFRSWFVRKELNKKVDAAVLIQACWRNKKERERIEKEYVKIRNATLCIQTTWRMHIARKNYSMKRMAATKLQCWYISVKNMEKKRHMYLYTKKMVTFMQSCVRRNNARVQYNKIVHSAVAIQQSWRALFLSRKERDCYLKTKCKVIYIQSFVRMYQARRNFLSKRSAALKIQAVSKMLACKKEYRQKRTAIIKIQSFMRMKRCQVEYMKMRKCTVMLQANVRRKNERTYFLLCKNAAIKIQSNYRRYVDQNNFCVMKQAAILIQATLRMSAARKSYIQLRNSAIRLQSIVRMWLVRSNYTAKRRAAMYIKSFYKMWRQRCCYISQKNAAMILQSVIRMHLAKKNFYNFRRAIIKVQSLCRMYHAREKFLRLRQASIKIQAMCRRFVVRKNCLIQIQAAKKIQFFYRMYLARKLFIEQNQAATRIQSTYRISRAKRNLLVEKRSIVCLQSLCRMYLSRKHFLKTKQAVVRIQATLRMYYSRSKFDRYRQAIVKLQSISRMNFCRKKFRNQRLAALKIQAYYKMKLGRKCFLKQKNACIKIQAHFRRHLIQSKFCNIKSSAITIQSVFRMYMARKTYSTLLLAVVKLQATFKMFTDRQCFIRKQRAVLKIQSLFQRYVERKMKHMIAAKIQAQWKGYMIRRRYIALRNNAIKLQATWRMYHVRCAFQEKRNAAAKILTFYRAYKLKCLRRTRAAVKIQSFMRMILRRKKVERERSIIFLQSYFRMHIYRLVFVKKKCAVIKIQSVYRMYRDRVDASNTLHAAVTIQKSYRLYAARKNYIRVKQAVTVIQSFFRMCLKRKCYRRKKEAVISLQSLWRTHKCKILYQQQREAIIKIQSILRMSLSYRSFKQQKQAVVKLQAFARMLMLRTKHRTVKLAALCIQVWWRDQNMKKIAKLEEVAATKIKATFKMYKCRRAFLRLNLAAATIQAVYRMHVQHTLNVKQIVASTKIQTWFRMLDNKQKYLGYRNAAVIIQRRYRAYSLASSVYLKYHVMRGAIITIQALARGYLLRREIKEKLRSILLIQSYCRMFQQRKKFIEIKTRVVVCQKYARRGLAVRRYNRFKSLVIAIQSCYRRTQAQKQLKQLQLEKNAAVLIQSLVRMALARRQYVLLARKVEEEMLRERSSVSIQATWRMYYQKAKYEKTYHALCLIQSTVKGYQQRRRYLITLAKITFIQRWYRSNLIAQLERELFLKMRTSAVVVQSVWRSCLKRKKYCLLFRSTAIIQKWWRKQRNNRRDNEEKASILIQKSYRKYALRRKRLVTSANTIISYYKMWCVKAEYARIRQASILIQRNWNYYQSRKKYQLSVTSALYIQRWYRSICEKRASRAELAIKITAALTIQMCYRKFRFRQTVLCRLKTFVQQNNAAGKIQSAYRSYRVMKCSREQYLNFLSGIILLQKHVRLFLKRREQGKMENAARAIQTCYSIFRRRKQLEEYNEARKRVIKSFSDSAKLCLSVLKIQRWRRAFVHQMQERYLQRRVNAALTIQSFWRGFLVRRMVKDKRITAARHRIDVANQNVTEPMKLCNRTKSALDYLLHVKNLSTVHDALRHLDVVTVLSFKCCERVVQDNVLPVIFKIIRHGNRSLPWVSIKQVAFSILLNVAKCPTTYSAVYQEERSVSTIVEQMSNFRDKKAFIFPMACNLLTVLCNDETIKNCLVNNKTAVEKIRSFYRLSQRAQKLNQQRDLTKAKELHYSQTAWHRRASFINSKDAYSAIHMLANKLNLL from the exons ATGGCACTCATTGATTTTGATTGGAATGAATCGTTTGATGAGAAAGAAAGCTGCGTATCATTAAAGGATGTTTTACCAATAGGAAGAGAAGCAGTAGATCTTGATGTCGATGAAAACTTTTGTCTCAAAGTGACAAGATTTGCGAAATGCCCAAAGATAGATTTTGATTCTGTTAAAATTGGCAGAAGTAAAGTTTTGGATTTTTATCTTGTAAATCCAAATGAATGCACTGTCACTGTCACTTTACTACCACTACCAGAAGATTCTAAATTTGAAATATTAATCAATGAAGATTGTGTTAACACTGGCATTAATTTAGAACCGTTTTCGACTAAATGCCTAAAAATTAAATGGACTCCTGATACACCAGGAAATTACAGGCAGGTAGTTAGTTTTAAGTGGGAAGGTGGTCATAGACTTCAAGCAATTTTTCTTGGCTGTGCTGTTGATGATGGAAAGAAG aactcAAGAAAACTGCCTGCAAATGGTAAACCAGTCCATAATAAATCTTTTAACTCTTCTGTGAAGAGGAAAGCTTTAATTGCAATACAGCCTGGTACTCCTGCTCGCAGAACAACCTTTAATATTAGTAAACCTATTATTACTGCTACATCTACTGATGATACTgacaataaagaaaacaaatttctaAACAAGAACCCATCATGCTCTCAAATAAGTTTTGAAAAGCAACATAGGATTGATGTAGTAAGCAACAAATCAAAAGTAAGCTCTAACATTTGTAAGTCAAATACAAATGTTCATCCCATTggaaatgaaaaagaagaaagaagaaaaacctACCATATTCCAAAGAGGCAAGAACCCAAACGGGCTCTTTTCAATAAGGATATTGATAACAACATAAATaatcaagaaaaacaaacaaactatctTAAACGAAAATCAACATCTCTGAAAATACCACCAA GACGATCTTTGCAAGCTGGTATAGCAATAAAAAAGCTTAGTCTTAAAACACCAAAAACAAGTTTGCCACGACACCCAATGCCTTTTGCagcaaaaaacatgttttatgaTGAGAGATGGATTGATAAACAAGAAAGAG GCTTTACAAACTGGATAAATTTTATCTTAACACCTCAAGATGAAGAAAGTGGAACAGAAAGTAACAGAAGAG AAACATACACAATAGATGCTAGTAAGCATCAACCTGTTGCACCTACTAGAGAAGACTTGTCGTTACGTGCATACTCCTTGCGACGCAAGATGGCCAGACTTAGACGAGCAGCTTGCTTGTGCTATCAATCTGAAGAATTTATGTTTTCCATCCACAAGATTGAGAAAGAAGTTGAATGTGGTATGTTGGCAATAAGGCCAGAGAAGCACATTGAAGCTGATCTTG gtttGAAAGGAAAAATTCTAAAGATGATACTATCTTATAACATATTGTGGCTTCGTATTGGCCTTGAG GTGGTATATGGCGAAATTATACCTCTGCATTCAAATGACGATCTTTCTAATCTTACAAAATTTGTAATGCAAAGACTTCTTGCAAATCCTGATATTGCGAAAAAGTATAGCCATCCAACGGTACCAAATTTATTCAAGCCAG GTTACGAAGATGctgttgcaaaatttattttaaagaaatttttactACTGATTGTGTTTTTGGACCATGTAAAAGGAAAACGGCTGATAGATCATGATCCATGCTTGTTTAGAAAAGATGCAGAATTTAAG ACAAGCCGTGACATACTGTTACGGTTTTCTTGTGATTATTTAAAAGGAGAAGGTGATCTGACCAAACATTTAAGTTATCTTGGAGTAAAAGTAACTCAATGCCAG acggTGTTGGACGAATATGACTATGGTGTAAAAAATATAGCTGTCGATTTAAGAGATGGGGTTCGCCTTGT ACGTGTTGTGGAACTGCTCACTAAACAATGGTTTTTGTCAACAAAAGTTCGATTACCAGCAGTTAGTAGATtacaa AAAGTGCATAATGTTGGCCTTGCGTTAAACTTCTTGGCTACTCAAGGATTACAAATAAACCAAG ATAGCAAATGTGTTGTTGATGGGCACAGAGAAAAGACACTACTTATTCTGTGgcaaataatttttcatttccAG GTCGGACTGCTACTTGATCTagaaaaaatcaaagaagagATTATTTACTTGAAAAAAACACTTCAGCTGCGAAATGAAATGATGCTATATGATCCCATGAGCAAAGATCTTCTAGGATTAAATCGGCGTGATTCATCGGAGAATGAAATTTACTTTAAATCGGAAAAATTAAGTTTGTTATTGAAATGGTGCAAAATTATTTGTGCCCATTACGATGTTAAG attgaaaACTTTACAGTCTCATTTTCCGATGGAATTGCTTTTTGTTGTTTGGTGAATTTTTATTATCCTGAACTTCTTCCAAAATCATTGATTAACCACGAAACAACTTTAACTTGCAACATTGCACAACAAGAAGAAGGTGTCGAAGATGATTTCTGTTATGACAACTGGACAAAATGTTTTAGCCCAA ATACTGGTATCAACAGAAGATTGGAAACACTTCTTCGTAACGAAAAAGAGAACTTCAGAATTTTAAGCGAGGCT GTGCAAGACCTTGGTGGTATCCCTTCAATGTTGAAGTCCAACGATCTGTCAAATACAATTCCTGATGAGAAG GTTGTCATTACATATGTTTCATATTTGTGTGCTCGTCTTCTGAATCTACGTGCTGAAACACAAGCTGCTCGCAAAATACAGCTAGCATGGCGAAAATATAGATTCCAGAAAAATAAAAGGATGTTCCAG GCATATGATGTGGCAGCCACCAAGATACAG GCTTGCTTTCGAGGTTTTACATGTCGCATGGATTATTATTTCATGCGAGAATGTATCATTATTTGCCAATCCATCGCTCGAAGATGGCTCGTGCTTAATAATTTGCACACGCATCATTATGCTGCCTTGTTAATACAATCTGCTTACCGAAGTTACATAAAAAGTTCAGAGACCAG ATACCTGTTTCTTCAATTGAAATCTTCTGCTATTGTAATTCAAAGAGCTTATCGGATGTACAGAAAAGAAAAAGCTTTAGAAAGAATTTTTGCTGCCACTCGGATTCAATCTGCATGGAGAAACTACAAAAAGCAGCAAGAATTTATTAAACAACACTATGCTGCAGTCAAATTGCAATCTTTTGTGAGGATGATGGTTCAAAGAAAAAGTTATCAGAGAAAACGGCTCGCTGTTGAGATCATACAGCGACAATTTCGAGCATACCTTCTCGCCAAGGAGTGTAGATTGAAGTTTATTATCATCCGTACTTGCGTTTCTAAAATACAAGCTTTCTGGAGAAGTACACTTGTTTTtaagaaacagagaaacaagtACTTAGCAATTTTGACAGCTGCCCAAAAAATTCAGTGTTTGTATAGAACTACTGTTTGTGCGCGAAGTTACAATCGTACGAAATTGTCTATCGTTGTTATTCAAAGGAAATGGCGTGCTATTCTTAAAGGTCGAATGGTACAAACGCAATATAGACGGATGAAGGAAGCTGCGGTCGAGATACAAGCATGGTTTAGGTCTTGGTTTGTTCGAAAggaactgaataaaaaagtggATGCTGCTGTTTTGATTCAAGCATGTTGGAGAAACaagaaagaaagagaaagaattgaaAAGGAGTATGTGAAAATAAGAAATGCAACTTTGTGTATACAAACCACCTGGAGAATGCATATTGCAAGAAAAAATTATTCGATGAAAAGAATGGCCGCAACCAAACTTCAATGTTGGTACATCTCAGTTAAGAATATGGAAAAAAAGAGGCACATGTATCTCTATACGAAAAAAATGGTGACCTTCATGCAATCATGCGTTCGCAGAAATAATGCAAGAGTGCAGTACAACAAAATAGTTCATAGTGCTGTTGCAATACAGCAAAGTTGGCGAGCTTTGTTTTTGTCACGAAAGGAAAGAGATTGCTACCTGAAAACCAAATGTAAAGTAATCTACATCCAAAGCTTTGTCAGGATGTATCAAGCTCGTAGAAATTTCTTATCGAAGAGATCTGCTGCGCTTAAAATACAAGCTGTGTCTAAAATGTTAGCTTGCAAGAAAGAGTATCGACAAAAAAGAACAGCAATAATAAAAATTCAGAGCTTTATGAGGATGAAACGTTGTCAGGTGGAATACATGAAAATGAGAAAATGTACAGTGATGCTTCAGGCTAATGTTCGAAGAAAGAATGAAAGAACTTATTTCTTATTGTGCAAAAATGCTGCAATAAAGATTCAATCAAATTACCGTCGATATGTAGATCAGAATAACTTCTGCGTAATGAAGCAAGCTGCTATTCTGATACAAGCCACTCTGCGAATGTCTGCTGCTAGGAAGTCCTACATTCAACTTCGAAATTCTGCTATCCGTTTGCAATCTATAGTGAGAATGTGGCTGGTTAGGAGTAATTATACAGCTAAAAGAAGAGCTGCAATGTATATTAAATCTTTCTATAAGATGTGGAGGCAAAGATGTTGCTACATTTCGCAAAAAAACGCTGCAATGATATTGCAATCTGTAATTAGAATGCATTTggcaaaaaagaatttttataaCTTTAGAAGAGCCATTATAAAGGTTCAATCTCTGTGTCGTATGTATCATGcaagagagaaatttttaagacTTCGTCAAGCGTCTATCAAAATACAAGCTATGTGCAGGAGGTTTGTTGTCAGAAAAAATTGTCTTATCCAAATTCAGGCAGCAAAAAAGATCCAGTTTTTTTACAGGATGTACCTTGCAAGAAAGCTATTTATTGAACAAAACCAAGCAGCTACTCGAATTCAGTCAACGTATCGAATAAGCAGAGCAAAGCGTAATCTGTTGGTTGAGAAGAGATCTATTGTTTGCCTCCAATCGCTCTGCAGAATGTATTTGTCGCGTAAACATTTCTTGAAAACCAAACAAGCAGTCGTTAGAATACAAGCCACTTTAAGAATGTATTACAGTCGTTCTAAATTCGATAGATATAGACAGGCAATCGTGAAATTACAGTCCATATCTAGAATGAACTTTTGCCGAAAGAAGTTTAGGAATCAGAGACTTGCAGCGTTGAAGATACAGGCATACTACAAGATGAAATTGGGTCGAAAGTGCttcctaaaacaaaaaaacgcatGCATAAAAATACAAGCGCATTTTCGCCGACATCTGATTCAGTCAAAATTTTGCAACATTAAAAGCTCCGCTATTACTATACAATCTGTCTTTAGAATGTACATGGCGCGAAAAACATACTCAACCCTTTTACTCGCTGTTGTGAAATTGCAAGCcacatttaaaatgtttactGATAGACAGTGTTTTATTCGGAAACAGCGAGCTGTATTAAAGATACAATCTCTTTTCCAGAGATATGTTGAACGTAAGATGAAACACATGATTGCTGCGAAGATTCAAGCTCAATGGAAGGGTTATATGATACGTCGACGATATATTGCTTTAAGAAATAATGCGATCAAACTGCAAGCTACCTGGAGGATGTATCACGTTCGATGTGCTTTTCAAGAGAAGCGAAATGCTGCTGCAAAGATTCTGACGTTCTATAGAGCGTATAAGCTGAAATGTTTGAGAAGAACTCGCGCTGCTGTAAAAATACAATCATTTATGAGAATGATTCTGAGACGAAAAAAAGTAGAAAGGGAGAGATCGATcatttttttgcaaagttaCTTTCGTATGCACATATATAGATTGGTTTTTGTAAAGAAGAAATGTGCTGTTATAAAAATCCAGTCAGTTTATAGAATGTATCGGGATCGCGTTGATGCAAGTAATACTTTGCATGCTGCTGTAACGATACAAAAATCTTACCGCCTATATGCTGCGAGAAAAAATTACATACGTGTAAAACAGGCTGTAACAGTAATTCAATCGTTTTTCCGTAtgtgtttaaaaagaaaatgttacagaagaaaaaaagaagctgTGATATCATTGCAATCTTTGTGGAGGACGCACAAATGTAAGATTTTATATCAACAACAGCGCGAGGctataataaaaatacaaagtatTCTTCGAATGTCTTTGTCGTATCGATCGTTCAAGCAGCAGAAACAAGCTGTTGTGAAGCTGCAAGCATTTGCACGTATGTTGATGTTGAGAACTAAACATAGGACTGTGAAGTTAGCTGCACTGTGTATCCAAGTCTGGTGGCGTGATCAGAACATGAAGAAGATCGCAAAACTGGAGGAGGTAGCTGCTACGAAGATTAAAGCCACGTTTAAGATGTATAAATGTAGACGCGCCTTCTTACGACTTAATCTTGCTGCAGCAACAATCCAAGCTGTGTACAGAATGCACGTTCAACATACACTCAATGTGAAACAAATTGTGGCTTCTACAAAAATACAGACATGGTTTCGAATGTTGGACAACAAACAAAAGTATCTTGGCTACAGAAATGCAGCCGTTATCATTCAGAGAAGATATCGCGCTTATTCCTTAGCTTCCtcggtttatttaaaatatcacGTAATGCGTGGTGCTATTATCACAATTCAGGCATTGGCTCGTGGATATCTCCTACGCAGAGAGATAAAGGAAAAGTTACGCTCTATCCTACTAATTCAGTCTTACTGTAGAATGTTTCAACAGCGAAAGAAGTTCATTGAGATCAAAACCCGTGTTGTGGTGTGTCAAAAGTATGCGAGAAGGGGGTTGGCGGTCAGACGATACAACCGGTTTAAATCGCTGGTGATTGCAATTCAGTCCTGTTACCGGCGTACACAGGCGCAAAAGCAGTTAAAACAACTTCAGTTAGAGAAAAATGCAGCTGTTTTGATTCAGTCACTTGTAAGAATGGCTCTCGCGAGAAGACAGTATGTTTTGTTGGCTAGAAAAGTAGAAGAAGAAATGTTAAGAGAAAGATCATCAGTTTCCATTCAAGCAACATGGAGGATGTATTATCAAAAAGCCAAGTACGAAAAAACATACCACGCGTTGTGTCTTATCCAAAGCACGGTGAAAGGCTATCAACAACGTCGCCGATACTTGATTACCTTGGCTAAAATTACTTTTATCCAAAGATGGTATCGGTCAAACCTAATAGCTCAGCTGGAACgggaattatttttaaaaatgaggaCAAGTGCTGTTGTTGTTCAATCGGTTTGGAGGTCGTGTTTGAAGCGTAAAAAGTATTGCCTGTTATTCAGGTCGACTGCTATAATTCAAAAGTGGTGGAGAAAACAGCGAAATAATCGTAGAGACAACGAAGAGAAGGCTAGCATTCTCATCCAAAAATCGTACAGGAAGTATGCGTTGAGAAGGAAACGCTTGGTAACATCTGCAAATACGatcatttcatattataaaATGTGGTGCGTTAAAGCTGAGTATGCTAGAATAAGACAGGCATCAATACTTATTCAAAGAAATTGGAATTACTACCAGAGCAGAAAAAAATATCAACTCTCAGTGACGTCAGCGTTATATATTCAGAGATGGTACCGCAGCATTTGCGAGAAGCGAGCATCTAGAGCGGAATTGGCTATTAAAATCACTGCAGCTCTTACAATACAGATGTGTTATAGGAAATTTAGATTTCGTCAAACAGTACTGTGCAGACTGAAAACTTTCGTTCAACAAAATAACGCTGCAGGAAAAATTCAATCAGCATATCGTAGCTATCGTGTGATGAAATGTTCACGTGAGCAGTACCTTAACTTTTTGTCTGGCATTATCCTTCTTCAAAAGCACGTACGTTTATTCTTAAAGAGAAGAGAACAAGGGAAGATGGAGAATGCAGCACGTGCAATTCAAACATGTTATTCGATCTTTAGGAGGCGAAAACAGTTGGAG GAATACAATGAAGCCAGAAAAAGGGTaataaaatcgttttcagaTTCTGCAAAATTATGTTTATCCGTATTGAAAATACAAAGGTGGAGGAGAGCTTTTGTGCACCAAATGCAAGAAAGATATCTTCAAAGGAGAGTTAATGCTGCGCTCACTATTCAG TCTTTCTGGCGTGGTTTTCTCGTGCGCCGTATGGTGAAAGATAAACGAATCACAGCTGCCAGACATCGTATAGATGTTGCTAACCAAAATGTTACGGAACCGATGAAATTATGCAATCGTACAAAATCAGCGCTGGACTATTTGTTGCACGTGAAAAATTTATCGACAGTTCACGACGCATTACGACATCTCG ATGTGGTAACTGTTTTGTCTTTCAAATGTTGCGAACGAGTTGTACAAGACAACGTGCTTCCAGTCATCTTCAAGATTATACGTCATGGAAACAGAAGTTTACCTTGGGTTTCAATCAAGCAAGTCGCGTTCAGTATTTTATTGAACGTTGCTAAA TGTCCAACCACGTACAGCGCTGTATATCAGGAGGAACGTTCTGTGTCAACCATAGTGGAACAAATGTCTAACTTTCGCGATAAGAAAGCTTTCATCTTTCCCATGGCTTGCAATCTTCTCACTGTTCTTTGTAACGACGAGACTATCAAAAAC TGCCTTGTCAACAATAAAACAGCAGTGGAGAAAATTCGCAGTTTTTATAGGCTCTCACAGCGTGCGCAAAAACTCAACCAACAAAGAGATTTAACGAAAGCAAAAGAGCTGCACTATTCTCAGACAGCTTGGCATCGCAGGGCAAGCTTTATTAATTCTAAAGATGCTTACTCAGCAATACATATGCTCGCAAACAAGTTGAATTTACTGTAG